The Fundidesulfovibrio soli genomic sequence TCGAATGATGTGGTGTGGTTATTTGCTCGCGGTGTGTCAAGGCACCATGCCTTGTTGGTTGAATTGGTCCAATAAACTCCTCATCGTTGGAGTCTGTGTTGGATTACCTTGCTTAATTGACTGATTTTAAATGATTTAACGGTCCAGAGCGACCTTGATATTTTGGAGGAACTCGCTGTCTGCTACGTGTTTTTGGTTGCAATTGTCAGCGTCTATGAAGTTGTCTGATTTGTCTTTGTATGTTGCATGCGTGGTTCTTATTAGGGTGCAGCTCGTTTTTGAATTTACAATGACCATTTGATTTATCATGCTCATTCTTGTTTCTGCTAGTTCACCGTTATCAAGTTTATATTTCCAAACAATTTCCATCATAGTCTGGCAGTATAAAGCGTCCTGTGTTCTTTCGATTGAGAGAATTTTAAAATTTCCTTTGTATGTTGTGCTGAATAGCAGTTCCTCTTGAAGCAATGAAATGAATACGGAAAGAAGAACATCAATTTTTGATGTGTCAGCTATTCCTTTGTCGTAGTCGGATTCGTATTTTTTGGCGAGGGAATTGATCTTGGGTATTAAATTGTCAGGAGAAATAGTGCCTGGATTACTGGAAGCCTCTTTTCTGAAATCTGATATGGCTCGAATGAAGGCGATGTGCTTTTGGAAACCTTCTAATAGCTGAAGTGATTTGTCCTTCTCGAAGCTAACAACGAATATGTCGGATCCGAATGTTGCTGCTCCGCATCCCAGGTGCCAATGGTCGCATTTAACTTGCGTCAAGTAGTTTTCTGGGTCAACTGTGTCGACTAGTCCTGGATCTCTAAATGATAGTATATCCCACAGATTTTGTTGGTCGTATTGCCAATCGTGCAATGAATGAGGGAGTCGTAGGAAGAACTTCCCATCAGCATGGCTTGTGTAGTCTTGCAGTTTAAAGCGATTTTCACTGTTTGTTCCAATTTCCGAGAGATTAACTTGCCCAGAGCCAGGTGAAGTGAATCTAATCCCGCTGATGGTTTTTTTATAATCCTCAATTATATTTTGTTGTGCGTGGCTATCTTTTTGTAGGGTGCTAATTTTTTCGGCTTGCTCAGAAATCTTACTGTGCATGTTGTAGTAAAGAGACCCGGAGGCAATAATGATACTGACAAGAGTCAAGAGAATAGGGATGAATGAAGGTAGGGCAATCTGCTTGCGTTTTGCGTCCTTAGGAATGGTTTTTCTCATTCTCGCCCCGGTGTTCCAATATCAAGCGTTTTAAATCACTGTTTCCGTGTGTTCAATATCCGGTTTGTTTAAATTTTTAAGCCATGTACTAGTTTAATGACCTCGTTGATTTTCCGGGCTGGTAAGGTGGGGTGTTGTTGCGTTGACTATTTTGGGACATCATAAGCATTACTTGGTTTGATGACAAGCTGCCGCTATGGCTTAGGCTATACAAAAAGGAAGAGGGCCTGCCAGGGCAGCAGGCCCGGGCTGGGGGTCACTCCTTGGCGCGGGTGATGCGGGCGCCCAGGGCCTGGAGCTTGACCTCCATGGCCTCGTAGCCCCGGTCCAGGTGGTAGATGCGCGCCACCTCGGTGGTGCCCTTGGCCGCGAGGCCCGCCACCACCAGGGAGGCGGAGGCCCGCAGGTCCGAGGCCATCACGGGCGCGCCCGCGAGGCGCGGCACCCCGCGCACGAAGGCGCTCTGGGAGCTGACGTTGATCTTCGCGCCCAGGCGCATCAGCTCCTGTACGTGCATGAAGCGGTTCTCGAAGATGGTCTCGCGGATGGTGCCCGCCCCGGAGGAGACGCACATCAGGGCCATGAGCTGGGCCTGCATGTCGGTGGGGAAGCCGGGGTAGGGGCGGGTGGTCACGTCCATGCAGGTCAGCTCGCCGCCCCTGCGGGCGCGCACCAGGCCGCCGTCGGCCTCCTCGATGCTCACGCCCATCTCGCGCAGTTTGCTGCACACGGCGTCCAGCGCGCCCATGGGGCAGTTCTCCAGCAGCAGGTCTCCGTCGGTCATGGCGGCGGCCACCAGGTAGGTGCCCGCCTCGATGCGGTCGGGCATGACGGAGTACTCGCAGCCCGAGAGCGACTCCACGCCCTCGATGCGGATCACGGGGGTGCCGTGCCCGGTGATCCTGGCCCCGCAGGCGATGAGGAACTCGGCCAGGTCGGTGATCTCGGGCTCGCGCGCGGCGTTCTCCAGGATGGTCTCGCCCTCGGCCAGGGTGGCGGCCATGAGCAGGTTTTCGGTGCCTCCCACGGTGACCTGGTCGAAGAGGATCTTGGCCCCGTGCAGGCGGCCGGCCTTGCCCTCGATATAGCCGGAGTCCAGGTCGAACTGCGCGCCCATCTTCTCCAGAGCGGTGAGGTGCAGGTTCACCGGGCGCGCGCCGATGGCGCAGCCGCCGGGCAGGGCAACCCGGGCCTCGCCCAGGCGGGCCAGCAGCGGCCCGAGGCAGAGCACGGAGGCGCGCATGGTCTTCACCAGGTCGTAGGGGGCCTCGGGGGTCAGGCCCGCGCCAGGCTTCACGGTGGCCGCGCCGTCCTCGAAGGAGGTCTCCATGCCCAGGATGTTCAGGAGCTTCAGCGTGGTGTTGATGTCGCGCAGCCTGGGCACGTTGGTGTAGGTGACGGGGCTGTCGAGCAGGATGGCGGCCATGAGGATGGGCAGGGCCGCGTTCTTCGAGCCGGAGACGCGCACGCGCCCGTGCAGGGGCGTGCCGCCTTCGATGACCAGTTTGTCCATGGATATCCTCGCGCTATGGGGTGCGGCCTTGGGCGAACGCCTGCGGCCGCGCACGGTGTTGTGGTTTGGGACCAGCGGGTTGGCCCGCGGTCCGGCTCCCCTGTAGCGTGAAGCGGGCGCGTGCTCAAGGGATAGAAACGGGCGAAAGATGCTTGACCGCACCCCTGGCTTGGGATAAGTGCCTTGGTTCGACGGTGGCTGTAGCTCAGTTGGCAGAGCACCAGGTTGTGGCCCTGGGGGCCGTGGGTTCAAGCCCCATCAGCCACCCCATCGAGCAAGTGAAACCCCGGAAGCCTTTTGGCTTCCGGGGTTTTTTGCGTCCGTGTTCCCGCGAAGGGTCAGCCCGGGCCGCACTCGGACTCGCAGCCAGGGGTGGGGCCAGGGGCCGCGTGCCTGCAAGCCTGCCTGACCTCCCGCTTGAAGAGCTCGAAATCCACCTGCATGCCGTTGATGTAGGCGCTCCAGCCAGCGCTGGACTTGGCGTAGTGCACCGCGTCCTCGATTTCGGCCTCGGTGGCGCCGTTGAGCCTGGCCATCTCGGTGTGGAAGAACGCGCAGTACTTGCATTTGGTGGCCGCTGACAGGGCCACCCCGATCAACTCGCGGTACTTGTTGGGGATAGGCCCCGGCACGAGCTGCACCTGCTTGAAGAGGTTCCACTCCAATTCCAGCGATCCATCCGGAATGGACTTGAACATGGTGGGCACCAGCCCGAACATCTCCTCCATCTCCTTGTAGATTTCTTCCCTGGTCATGGGGTCCTCCTTACCCTTTTCTACGCTATCCGCATCCCGAGCCGGATAAGCGTCTTAGAACCTGTAGTTCAGGCCGAAGGCCACTTTCACGGCGTCGCCGCCCCTGGCCTCGTTGACCAGGCGCGAACCCCAGACGCTCTTCAGGAAGGAGCCGTGCGCCCAGCCCGCCTCCACGATGGCCGCGAGGTTCTCATAGATGGCGTACTGGTTGTCGAAGTTGATGCCCAGGACGTATTCGCCCACGGCAAGGTCGCGGCCCATCTGCACGTAGTTGCCGGTGCCGGTCAGCAGGGTGGCGTTGCGCAGCGCCCGGCCGCTGTTGTTGCCCTGGGCGTAGGTGAAAGTCAGCCGGTGGGTGAGGTTCTCGATGAAGGAGACCTTGTTCAGCGAGGCGGCGAAGCCCCAGGAGCCCATGGCGTTGAGCCCCATGTTGCCCGCGCCGAAGGCCTGGTTCGAGTCGAACAGGAAGGAAGTGGACGGCCCCCAGGAACCGACGACGGAGGGCATGCGCTCTGAGCCGTTGCGGGTGGAGCCGTCTTCGCCGGTGCCGTACCAGAAGCTGGCCTGCGGGGTGAGCGCGGAGAACCCGGTGTATTCGGCGGCCAGGTCGAAGAACATGCCCGCGCGCCGGTTGGCGCTCTTGTCCGAGGCGTTGCCCTCGCCGTAGACTACGTCGCCGTAGAACTTGAAGGGGTCCAGGGCGGTGACCGCGACGGACGCGCCAACCCACCAATAGGCGTTCTGGGCGTTGCGGAAGGTGGCCCCGGGAGCGAGCGAGGCGGCGGAGAGCAGGTTGGTGGCCAGGGTCTGGTTGGAATAGCGCGGCGAGGCGCCGGCGAAGGTGCTGGCGTAGCCCGCCGCGCGCCCGGCCACGGCGAGCATGGCCCACGGGGTGGCCTTGAAGCCCTCGAAGGTCACGGGCAGGGTCAGGAAGTACCCGTCGAACTCGTCCGCCACCTGGGTCGTGGTGGTGTCGAAATCCTTGTTGGTGTCAAGGAAGCGGATGAAGCCGCCGTTGACCTTGAACTGCTCGGTCACGGGCGCCGAGAAGGTGGCCCCCGCCGCGCGGGTACCGCCGATCACCGGGCTCGTGTTGAGCACGCTGGGGCCGGAAATGGGCAGGTCGATGTCCTGCAGGCCAACGGTGAACTCCAGGTCGGTCCCGGGCCATTTGAACTGCAGGAAGGCCTGGTAGACGTCGATGGCGGTGGTGGGGTTGTCCACGGTGAAGGTGTCGTTGCCCCAGGCCCGGTTGTTGACGCGGATGCCGAAACGGAACTTGAGCCCCTCGTTGGCGATGAAATCGGTACGCAGGCGCAGGCGCTCCCATATGGTCAGGGGGTCGCCGGTGGTTGTGGCCTTGTAGTTCCACCCTGTGTAGTTCACGTGGCTCCAGGCGTTGCCCCACACGCGGGCCTCGCCCGTCATCCTGACCTCGGTCGCGGCCATGGCCGCCGTGGCGCAGCCCAGGGTTAGGGCTGCCAGAACGGCCAGGCTTGCAAGGCGCTTCATTGTGCCCGTCTCCTTTACCGTTGAGGGTTGAACGCGGGCCGCAAATCAGCCCTTGTCTGCGGAAGAACCAACAGAGAGGATAACGTACCCTTCGCTTTCGCGGCAAGCTATACAGTCGCCATTCCGGTGTTTGGGGTGATGGGATGCCCCGATCGAAGGCGCCCGGCCGCACCCGCTCAGAACTTGTACTGCAGGCCGAAGGCCACCTTCCAGGCGTCCCCGTTTCTGGCCTGGTTCACGAAACGCCGCCCCCAGACGCTCTGCTGGAATTGGCCGTGGGCCCAGCCGGTCTCCACGATGAGCGCCAGGTTGTTGTACACGTCGTACGTGGTGTCGAAGTTGAGGCCCATGACGTGCTCGTTGACGGTCAGGTCTCGGCCCATCTGCACATACGTGCCCACGCCCGTGAGCAGGTTGGCGTTGCGCAGGGCGCGGGGGCTGTTGGTGCCCCAGGCGTAGGCGAAGGTCAGGCGGTGGGTCATGTCCTGCAGGAAGGTGATCGCGTTCAGGGAAAGGGCGAAGCCCGCCGAGCCCATGGGGTTCAGCCCCATGGAGTTCTCGCCGAAGGCCTGGTTGGAATCGAACAGGAAGGAGGTGGAGGGCCCCCAGGATCCCACCACGGCGGGCATGCGTTCGGAGCCGTTGCGGGTGGAGCTGTCCTCGCCGCTGGAATACCAGAAGGCCGCCTGGGGGGTGAAGTACATCAGGTTGGTGTATTCGGCGGCCACGTCCAGGAAAAAGCCGCCGCGCCTGTTGGACTTCCTGTCGCCGGCGTTGCCC encodes the following:
- the murA gene encoding UDP-N-acetylglucosamine 1-carboxyvinyltransferase, producing MDKLVIEGGTPLHGRVRVSGSKNAALPILMAAILLDSPVTYTNVPRLRDINTTLKLLNILGMETSFEDGAATVKPGAGLTPEAPYDLVKTMRASVLCLGPLLARLGEARVALPGGCAIGARPVNLHLTALEKMGAQFDLDSGYIEGKAGRLHGAKILFDQVTVGGTENLLMAATLAEGETILENAAREPEITDLAEFLIACGARITGHGTPVIRIEGVESLSGCEYSVMPDRIEAGTYLVAAAMTDGDLLLENCPMGALDAVCSKLREMGVSIEEADGGLVRARRGGELTCMDVTTRPYPGFPTDMQAQLMALMCVSSGAGTIRETIFENRFMHVQELMRLGAKINVSSQSAFVRGVPRLAGAPVMASDLRASASLVVAGLAAKGTTEVARIYHLDRGYEAMEVKLQALGARITRAKE
- a CDS encoding carboxymuconolactone decarboxylase family protein; this encodes MTREEIYKEMEEMFGLVPTMFKSIPDGSLELEWNLFKQVQLVPGPIPNKYRELIGVALSAATKCKYCAFFHTEMARLNGATEAEIEDAVHYAKSSAGWSAYINGMQVDFELFKREVRQACRHAAPGPTPGCESECGPG
- a CDS encoding outer membrane homotrimeric porin yields the protein MKRLASLAVLAALTLGCATAAMAATEVRMTGEARVWGNAWSHVNYTGWNYKATTTGDPLTIWERLRLRTDFIANEGLKFRFGIRVNNRAWGNDTFTVDNPTTAIDVYQAFLQFKWPGTDLEFTVGLQDIDLPISGPSVLNTSPVIGGTRAAGATFSAPVTEQFKVNGGFIRFLDTNKDFDTTTTQVADEFDGYFLTLPVTFEGFKATPWAMLAVAGRAAGYASTFAGASPRYSNQTLATNLLSAASLAPGATFRNAQNAYWWVGASVAVTALDPFKFYGDVVYGEGNASDKSANRRAGMFFDLAAEYTGFSALTPQASFWYGTGEDGSTRNGSERMPSVVGSWGPSTSFLFDSNQAFGAGNMGLNAMGSWGFAASLNKVSFIENLTHRLTFTYAQGNNSGRALRNATLLTGTGNYVQMGRDLAVGEYVLGINFDNQYAIYENLAAIVEAGWAHGSFLKSVWGSRLVNEARGGDAVKVAFGLNYRF